The following coding sequences are from one Mytilus trossulus isolate FHL-02 chromosome 8, PNRI_Mtr1.1.1.hap1, whole genome shotgun sequence window:
- the LOC134727368 gene encoding multiple epidermal growth factor-like domains protein 10: protein MVKDICSFLLLLFIFGNDLTIGLSAEDNYTCPRYKSRKKPDGQYYKHIETTCCPDFMEVDNRCLVCPAGYYGLNCSHPCIDNTYGQLCKLTCDCTGFKLCDPKAGCKCKAGYTGEKCDKECSAGFYGPSCIYNCKCSETSVCNTKTGECTCDRGWIGKHCDNKCDSGYYGIECANRCSCSANHQCHHMTGNCHCEIGKQGPHCNETCDAGKYGMDCLQICSCQDCNPEDGVCQQIDKDGILLNQKTEKSTLRISTIVGTVVGILVLVVSLIIIVLKCRTNSRDKLQLQQKKRGDCSSNFYEDIDDYAEIPDSKLHPNYPYSYADSNDVKPPIKERIPTTKRKTNQYLSLTEAQRLSKLSATSGEIKSHGGSTDYLNPYTGLLKDAKCASYQDINKEKQERKSSSESIQSESGYVKIASGSTETKDNSSRQCNDYTDPPPSTRYSNGSELDRLTTESRIEKGISIQSGYYLKMNSTLNREAITEADKRPLNIDDKGSQKNEFLPKITVSSQSGSTETLNIKNQ from the exons CCGAAAGAAGCCAGATGGACAGTACTATAAACATATTGAAACAACATGTTGTCCTGATTTTATGGAAGTTGACAATCGGTGTTTAG TGTGTCCTGCAGGCTACTATGGTCTGAATTGTAGTCATCCATGCATTGACAATACATATGGGCAACTATGTAAATTGACGTGTGATTGTACAGGTTTCAAATTATGTGACCCTAAGGCTGGTTGTAAATGTAAAGCAGGTTATACGGGAGAGAAATGTGATAAGG AATGCAGTGCAGGATTCTACGGGCCTAGTTGTATATACAACTGTAAATGTTCTGAAACGTCCGTATGCAACACAAAGACTGGTGAGTGCACTTGTGATAGAGGATGGATAGGAAAACATTGTGACAACA AATGTGACTCTGGCTACTATGGTATTGAGTGTGCTAACCGATGCAGTTGTTCAGCAAATCATCAATGTCATCACATGACAGGAAATTGTCATTGTGAAATAGGGAAACAAGGACCGCACTGCAATGAAA CATGTGATGCTGGTAAATATGGAATGGACTGCTTACAGATATGTAGTTGTCAGGATTGCAATCCAGAAGACGGCGTCTGTCAACAAATTGACAAAGATGGTATATTGTTAAAtcaaaaaactgaaaaaagcACCTTACG TATATCAACCATCG TTGGTACAGTGGTTGGAATTTTGGTTTTGGTAGTAAGCCTTATTATTATCGTGTTAAAATGCCGAACAAATAGTAGGGACAAGCTACAACTACAACAGAAGAAGAGGGGCGATTGTAGCAGTAACTTCTATGAAGACATTGATGACTACGCTGAAATACCTGATTCAAAGCTACATCCGAATTATCCTTACAGCTATGCCGATTCCAATGATGTTAAACCGCCCATAAAGGAGAGAATACCGACGACAAAGAGAAAAACTAATCAGTACTTGTCACTTACTGAAGCACAGAGATTAAGTAAGCTCTCAGCTACAAGTGGAGAAATAAAGAGTCATGGCGGTAGTACGGACTATTTGAATCCGTACACAGGATTACTCAAAGATGCCAAATGTGCTAGCTACCAAGatatcaacaaagaaaaacaagaacGGAAATCAAGCAGCGAGAGTATTCAATCTGAATCTGGATATGTGAAAATTGCATCAGGATCAACAGAGACAAAGGATAATAGTTCAAgacaatgtaatgactacacggATCCACCACCTTCTACCAGATACAGCAATGGTAGTGAACTTGACAGACTTACCACGGAATCCAGAATCGAAAAGGGAATCAGCATCCAGTCTGGTTactatttgaaaatgaattcGACTCTGAACAGAGAAGCTATAACTGAAGCAGACAAgcgtccattgaacatagatgACAAAGGCAGTCAGAAGAATGaatttcttccaaaaattacaGTAAGCAGTCAAAGTGGTTCTACAGAGACTCTAAACATAAAAAACCAATAA